The region CAGTTCACCAACCCGACCGTGCGACGCTACGCTGTGGCGCGGCTGCAGCAGGCCGACGACGAGGTACCTGCCGGGCGAAGAACGATCAATCGTTCAAAGTTTCTTTACGAAATGCTGTCGTTGAGATGGCAGAAGGAACTTCCTTTGGTGTTTTTAATCGCGACTTGGCAAACGCTTTCATTTTTGCCTCGCACACCCTGCAGGACCTGCTCATGTATCTTCTCCAGCTGGTGCAGGCTCTCAAGTATGAGAACTTTAGTGACATCCAAGGAGGCCTGGAGCCAGGGAGCAAGAGAGACGCCCAGGGACTCTCAGATGACTCCGCGCTGGACAGGTCAGCGCTGCCGCGTTTTGGCCGCCATTCAGCTCTCGGCCTAAATTTAACTCGGAAATGCTGCCTGACCCGTCGTTATTTGTCTTTTGCACACGGGCCGCTTGCGTATTCAAATTTCCCCGGGCGGAATCTCACGGGTTTGCCCTCGGCCCACCTTTTCACACTTTGTTTATTGTTGGCGCAGCTCCCAGATCCTGACGGCCACATGTGGAGCCGTCACCACCGCGCAGAAGGGCAAAGAAGGAGCAGACGGCGAGAATCTCGAGGTAGGGATCAAAAGCACAGTTTGCGTCAACGAAGCAACTGGggtatttagaaaacaaaaaccagTATCACAGAACGTTTTTGAGGTGCAACTAAGAATTGATAACCAATCGATTATCAGATGGATAATTCTTTTCAAGAGTAGATTAAAGGTTCTGTTTAATTGAGAGGCATCCAAATTCTTGGAATTTCACCCTCTCTTCAGTAAATACTCCGATTTGTGCAGTCCTCCATGGAAGCAgactgtttgtctttgtgttgaatgaaaataccgtttttttccatgtataatgcgcaaaatttaactaatttattgtcctaaaatctggggtgcgcattgtacatgggtacaattatttatttttttaattattttatttttctttttttaaattgtgaatgataaataaataatcatatatatatattattattataataataaataattgtgataaacaactggaacatcactcaaatattggtgatcccgttgagagtctcacatatttcttcgctattgagtttgctagcgcatgcgcaatgatactgaccggcagaataacatccggttgttcccaaagatgatcttttttctgaaataattttacgttgacggacttaagtaggagtccaaatttgggtgcgtattatacatgggtacaggcttttttccagcatcgacgtgccatttttagggtgcgtattatacatgggggcgtgttatacatggaaaaaaacggtaagtgaatAAATGCAAACATCCGTTttaactttggaaaacaatgatcaaCATGTTTGTGACACGTTACAGACCAAGGCAGTAACGGAAAACAACATGTTATAGACCAAAGCAGTAACTTCATCGTAACTGTGTATCTTTTCTgttgtcaatttaaaatgaTGCCCTTCTTCTGGGAAAAAAgcaatgaaaaggaaaaaataaaaatttgatcGATTCGTAAATTGACAAAATAAGCAACCGATGATTATTAAATGAATCGACAGTTactttactgtattttccggactataagtcgcagtttttttttttcacagtttggccgggggtgtaTACTCACGAGGGACccatatgtgaaattattaacacattattatatcACTTCACATGTCATTTTTACACTTAATCGCATGTCTAGTGTCTATTCATGTCTaatcttggtgttggattttgtcaaataaatttccccgaaAAATGGTGCGACTTCTAGATATATTTTTCtcctttattatgcattttatggctggtgcgacttatactccggaaaatatggtatcttgatttgatttgatataAATCTTTAAAATGGATATAAAACAGAAATACTTTTTGGAGGGCAGGGTGACCCCTTCATTACACACAATGTTAGGCACATTTTCACTTCTGCTCAGTGTTCACGATGTGTGTAGACATTGCCCACAGTAAGAAGACCAAATGTGTCTCTCATCTGCAGCAAGACCTGTGCACATTTCTCATCTCGCGTGCTTGCAAGAACTCGACCTTGGCCAACTACTTGTActggtatgtgtgtgtttgtgtgggcgCGCGCATCTCTTGTGAAGGTTTTAACCCGCCTGTTatcctacctccctccctccctcctcaggTACGTTATCGTGGAATGCGAGGACCAGGACACGCAGCAGAGAGACCCCAAGACTCACGAGATGTACCTAAACGTCATGAGGCGCTTCAGCCAAGCTTTGCTCAAGGTTCGCCAACCAAAGTGGCCCTCGACCATCGTGGCCCGTTCCTTCGCTAACCCCCGGTCCTCATGTTCAGGGCGATAAGAGCGTGAGGGTGATGCGCTCGCTCCTAGCCACCCAGCAGACCTTTGTGGACCGGCTGGTGCAGTTGATGAAGGCTGTGCAGAGGGAGAGCGGCAATCGCAAAAAGAAGGTGCAGCAAAATACGACGTACCTTGAAAATAATCCCTCGGAAGGAACGCGTTGTATTTCTTTGCGTGGCCACACTGGGATTTCAAATCAGCTTTCCCCATTGATATCAACcaaatatcctttttttttttttttgtcaatttaaaGAGGAACACAAATAAACGCCCCGTGTTGCTTTTCTGTTTGCGTTCATATCCTCGTGTTAATCGGCAGCAACATTGCCAGATAGATGCTAACTGTTAGCCTATGTTGTTTCCCCGTTGAGTGTTAGCGTTGACCCAGGGCAACAATTTtttggggtctttttttttttttacaacatatTTTTTAAGGAATATTTATTGATGTTATCTGCCAAGCTGCACCTTCTTGTGACGTGAGTTATGGAAATCTGGTCATgtcttcccttttttgctaggtAACCCTAATAACGAGGTCATAATAGTCGTTtgtgcacgtttttttttttccccttcagacTGAGCGGTTGCAGACGCTTCTGGCCGACAACGAGAAGGTGTACCTCTCGGAAATCGAGCCAATCCCACTCCCGCTGGAGCCTCAGATCCGGATCAGAGGCATCGTCCCCGAGACGGCGACGCTCTTTAAGGTCTGACAAAAGCTCTTGCTCTCCAACCTTTTTCTCGGGGGGGGCTATTTGGACGCCGGCAGCTTACTCATGTGTTCGGCTCTCTCCAATCAGAGCGCGCTAATGCCCGCCAAGCTGATCTTCAAAACGGAGGCCGGCACCACCTATTCGGTCATCTTCAAACACGGCGACGACCTGAGACAGGATCAGCTTATCCTTCAAATCATCTCGCTCATGGATAAAGTACATGCTCGCACGCCGCTTTCATTGTTACCCGTTGATGACATTTCAGTCTGATGActtttggcaaaaaaaatcattctggAATTTTTTCAACTTGATTTACGTAGGTGTGTTCTGTATACGTTTTTACAAATACGgtcaatataccgtattttccggactataaggcgcaccggactataaggcgcaccttcaacgaatggcccattttaaaacgtaatccttatacaaggcgcaccggactataaagcgcaccattaatgcatcatgtcagatttttaatccaaatcaaatcattcttcattttatcttttttatttcaacttcagatgcaacaaattactttataatcacaaaataaagatccatagtttttttgattcatgattcatagtcttcagcaggccacttatgcttgatttcatgacacaatgctttgggccagtttgaatttaggaatttagtccatatataaggcgcaccggactataaagcgcactgtcggctttggggaaaattctaggtttttaggtgcgccttatattccggaaaatacggtaactgttttcatttttttttgataCAACTCATTTTTACAAGTCGAAATAATGTCAATATACCtttggcaaaaaaagaaaaaaacatttttgaagttTTTAACTTGATGTACGACACAATACAACagttgttttctctttttttttcatacaaatCATTTTTGCATGTCTAAATAACATCGACAAACCAATGTATTATTTGTGTTGTGTCAGTAATGACACTATATATTTGTTTCAGTTATTAAGGAAGGAGAACCTGGACCTGAAGTTGACGCCCTACAAAGTGTTAGCCACCAGCACCAAGCATGGTAGCGACGACAGCGGAGGAAAGGAGCGTGGCTCAGTCATTCAAGATTGTTATTATTGTTCTTTTTCAGGTTTCATGCAGTTTGTCCAGTCGGTTCCAGTGGCCGAAGTGCTGGCAACGGAAGGCAACATTCAGGTCAGGGCCACTCGCGTTTGATCAGTATCGCATCCGACACCGTATCGTTGGAGATGCTAGCACATTGCTAGTCCGCGCTAGCATCAACGCGTCGCGGCCTCAAAAGAAATCGTGTCCAAGCTCTTCTCCAAAGGTCTTAGTGTACTAAGAGCATCAGAGATGCGTTATTATTATTTGTCATCAAACGGAATCATTTCAAAGTGGTGTGGATTCGCTGGTGACGAGATGCCGATGCCACTTTTAGAGCTTCTTCAGGAAGCATGCGCCGAGTGAAAAGGGGCCGTACGGCATCAGCCCGGAGGTGATGGACACCTACGTGAAGAGCTGCGGTGAGTCTGTTTTCTTCGGGACCACTCATCTGAGGACGGCCGATCTCAATGGCGGTTCTGCTGCGTTTCAGCCGGTTACTGCGTCATCACTTACATCCTGGGGGTCGGAGACCGACATCTGGACAATCTGCTCCTGACCAAGACCGGTACGGTCCCGAGAGTCCTCCCCACCCCAAAGTGCGTTTCACCAATAGCTTCTCCACCTTTGCCCTCCTCCAGGGAAACTCTTCCATATCGACTTTGGCTACATCCTGGGCCGCGATCCCAAGCCGCTTCCGCCGCCTATGAAGCTGAGCAAGGAGATGGTGGAGGGCATGGGGGGCATGCAAAGCGAGCAGTACCAGGAGTTCCGGAAGCAGTGCTACACCGCCTTCCTGCACCTGCGCAGGTACTCCAACCTGATTCTCAATCTCTTCTCCCTCATGGTGGACGCCAATATTCCCGACATTGCCTTGGAGCCCGACAAGACAGTCAAGAAAGTGCAGGACAAGTTCCGGCTGGACCTATCGGACGAGGAGGCTGTGCATTACATGCAGAGTCTGATCGACGAAAGCGTGGGGGCCCTCTTCGCCGCCGTGGTCGAACAGATTCACAAGTTTGCTCAAGTAAGTGACGCACTCTCGGACGGCAAGGGTTGAACTCAAATGACATAAGCGTCATGTAGACAGGAACACAAGGTcttcaaaaaagaaacaaaaaagattttattcatcgGCCGATTACTCGGTTATTGAAATTTCTCACCAAGAAttggctgacaaaaaaaaaaaatctatcatgGTTGGGCCCCGCCTACGCTGATTCATCCTTTCAACActtaatttttaaaaacaaaatataagcATGAATGTCACCCGTATGACCGTCTTTCTTttcacttaccgtattttccggcctataaggcgcaccggactataaggcgcaccttcaatgaatggcccattttaaaactttgtccttatagaaggcgcaccggactataaggcgcaccattaatgcatcatgtcagatttttaatccaaatcaaatcattctccattttatcttttttatttcaacttcagatgcaacaaattactttataatcacaaaataatgatccatagtctttttgattcatgattcatagtcttcagcgggccactcatgattgatttcatgacacaatgcttcccggggcagtttcaatttaggaatttggtccatatataaggcgcaccggactataaggcgcactgtcggctttggagaaaattttatgtttttaggtgcgccttatagtccggaaaatacggtactctatTCCAGAGATGGCTTAGTCGTTTCCTAACGACGATTTGTAACATGacagcgattttttttttctattcatttgCCGCTCATGACCTGCATGTGCTCAGTACTGGCGTAGGTGAGCTGTGGAATGAGGCCCGGTCCGGAGGACATGAAGATGAAAAAGGCCAAGAAAGAAGTGCAAGGACTGTCTgcgcattcattcattcatcttcttcCGAGCCACTTTTCCTCACGAGATCACTGGCGCCCCCGGAGTCTATCCCACCTGCCGTAACCCGAGGACactctgaaccggttgccagccaatcacagggcacacacacaaagacggaCAATTTAGAGCGATCAATCGGCCTCTCGTGTTATTGGAACGTGGAGGGGAAAGTGGagtacccagagaaaacccacgcaggcacgggcaAAACATGCACTCCACACAAGAAGCCCGGCGCCGGAATTGAACTCCCAacttctgaactgtgaggcgggcgtgctaaccagtgccctaTAGTGCCACCCAGGACATACGTTGTCTTTTTGTTTAATCCTGTAAATACAATTTAGTGAGCTAATAAATTAATGACATGTATAAGTTGACGTCTATTGATTCtataatcatgttttttttatttttattgagcaGTGGTCTGGTCGGCACAGCAAATGAGTTATCAGATGTATATTTTGCTTGGATCAATAAAGGTTAGATAATCTGGAGTGTCCCATGTGCTCGTCAACACAGTGCAGATTTGTTCAACATTAAGGGTCAAATAACTCTTAACTCATGTCAGGCTGCTAAAAGGTCAGGGGAAGGGCTTCTTACTGTTTATAAAAGGGAGACATTTGACATTATCAGGCAAACCCCAATCACTCTGTTTTTATTGTTGCATCTCTCTTCAGTCCAACTGTGTGAACGTTCCTTATTACAAATCCGATTTTTCAACCAGTTTAAGCTGACCAAGCCTTGCCACAAAGCTCAGTCCTCTACCTCCTCTTTGTTCACTATCGGCATGCGCCTCTTGTATAATTATGGACCTATTTTTGTGAGATTCTCGGTTTGATgtgaactacaaaaaaaaaattaaaggaaaagcgcattaaatatttgaacattttagGCAGTAGTACTTGCAACAGTGACACTAGGCTaaaacaagaaaacagcacCATCTGCTGGATGTAAACTAAAATGCACGTCATTGGGCATGGGCGCGACAGATATTCACGCCATATATCCCGGTTCCACATATTCATTCTCTAATGTGCTGTGTTCCAAGAAACGTCACATAACAATAACTGCATTTGTTTCATAACTTTTTCATacatttcgttgtacatgtgacaatgacaaagatcTTATTCTCGTTTCTGTCTATTTTGCGCCGTCGTCGCCGTGGAAGTACAAGCTCCGCCTCCGCCATCCTCGTGACAGCCAATCGCGACATGCCATGTCGGGACGCTGCAGCCAATCGGAAGATGAGGAAACGATTCTGACAGaccagcctttttttttattttttttatttatttttttaaacctccaGAGCAGCTGAGCCAAATGCGGGCCGGGCAGTGACGCAGCTTCCAGACTGGCAATGACACACGCATGTACACGCGTACACGCACACGCGCTCTACTGTATTACCGCTCCCCTATTCCCCGCCCCCTATTTCCAATTTGCATAACGACTTCCGCCCCTAATCGACGCGCGCACCCTCCCCAAACCCGTGCGCGTTCACCGGCGAGCTAGCGGCGATGGCATGCAGATCCCCACGCCGCACCGGACCTCTCGAAGCGGACCCACGGAACAAATAACGCGCCGGGGGCATCAACCATGTGCTTCCTTGGGAACCGGAGGaggaaatgctttttttctgtctATTTTTTCAAATAGGCAGCTTTGTGGTAAAGCGAGAAGGCGGATCGGGACCGACGTGTTTATACGTGGAAGTAGGGCACTACTTGGCAACAACTCGCGGAGGCTGGCGTGGGAATTTTACTCGCGATTCCACAGATCgaacgtttatttttttttgaaggggcCCGGTTTGAACGTTTGGGATTCCTGAACGtaagcgccccccccctccaccccctgCCGCGCACGATCAGATGCGTGATTTAGTTGACAGCTGATATCATGGGGGAGCCTGCAGCCCCTCTCAAAGTACCTGTGGAGGCCATTAGTTTCACCAAACCTCAATGAGCGCTGCATTTTCCTGCGAATATCTCCCAAACTACTCAATTGGCCCATGATCCCCACGCCTTAGCCCATTGCCGGATCTTCTCCCACCCACACGTCCACGATGTGCATCATCCCCGCGGTGCTGATCGTGTTGCTGCGTGGACTCGTCATCTCTGCGGTACTAGGCTCCAATTCGGCGGATACTGGAAATGAAGGTAAGCATACACTTCCCGCAGCCACGGTACACGCATTTTTTTGAAATCGGGGGGGTACTGCAAGTCTTCTCATGTAAACAATCTGATGAGAACTTTCTGGATTTGGGTTAAACATCTCAAGTATGGACCAGGAGACATGTTGGCACGTCGTCAAGCAGCTATGATCTATGACAGCTGGCAACCGGCCGCCTGAACTCGCCGGCAGCCAATAACACTCTTACCGACGTTCGGGACACACGTGAAGGAATTTGGGGTCACCGCGTCGCGTTGTGGTCCTTTTGTAAAGCTTGCAGCACGTCGGGAAAATCCCCCAGAACGTTTTGAAAGGACGAAAGAACCCCTGGGCGTGACGCAAATGGTGGCAGGTCCGGCTTCCTGGTAACTCCACCTGACATTTAAAATGCTAATgtggaaatgttttcttttttttcttttctctctctctctctcaaaaatGTTTACACCGCAGGCTGTTGGCGCACAGCACACAATCCGTTTTGGACGTCTAACATTGACAAGAGGTGGAAGATACCTGGGAACCAGCGAAACTGGTTCCTTGGGTTTTCTCGAATGTTCGGTGTTCAGCATATTCCCTTTGGGTtttcatcatctttttttttttttttttgtaaacaaagaTTCTCGATTTTGTGGCAAGACCAATTACATGTGTATTTAATTGAACCACATAACTGTATTAGGGAGTTCTTCTGctatagcttaatgctaacacttaGGCGTGCTACTGCAATTTTAGCGTCAATGTTGCAATAATTTGAAACCATTAAACAACTTGTATTTGAACAGAACGCGAGACATTCCGTAGAGGTACGGAGTTGCCATCGTTGAGTAAACACTTTTGGACGGGCAGATACGTTTGAACGTACTCGCAAGTATGTTCCAACATACTTGGAGCTAGATGCTACAAACGTAGCATTTTCCCCATAATGCTTAACTTGGGCATGCACGACGAGTAAGACAGCTTTTAAGTATCTTGTCTACATGATAGCAATTTGCTAAAAATGTAAGGAAGTCAAATTGTTTATTGGTAATTTTATGGTTTTAAGTATAATTGATTGTTTCAAAAAGgcgtatatatatacaccgtaattttcggactataagtcgcagtttttttcatagtttgggcggggggcgacttatactcaggagcgacttatatacatatatatgttttttttcacttttttgggcattttatggctggagcgacttatactccgctgcgacttatactccgaaaattacggtatatatatatataaaaaaataaagtagagAATCAAGCCTTGTGCAACTTCTGGTTTCTATTCCGTCATgtacactgcttttttttttttttttttttttttttttgacgcatTTCAGCGTCAAGCAGCTCCAAAGCCAGTCATGTGTCAACACGAGGCCGATTGTCCGATGGCCGTCTCACTTATTATTCTCCGTATTAGTGTTCTCCTACTGTAGcgtgttccaatatgttttctaaCGGCCCGTTGTGAAAGTCAGCCTCGTTCTGCCGCCACCTTGCCCATTGGGGCGTGCGTGGAGGTGGACAGCTGCTGCATCCCCCCCGTCCGTCTCGGGCCCTTGGTCTTTAGGCTTGTTATGCAACCTAATGAGGCCCGGGAGCAGAGCCCTCTGAGAGTATTTATAAAGTTACCGCTGAGGTTTCCATGCTTGTTTTCCACCAGGCGGCTGACTTAATACTTCTTTCCCAGGTGCTAATTTTCTTCTTCCAAGGTTGCAGGTGGTCGTAGGAAGTCCCAGTGCGCACTAACCGCCGGACCTTCAAGCATTGGACTCTGCCGTGTCCCCCAACACAGTAGCGTCTGTTGTGAGCCACACATAAAAAGGTGTTTATCCCCTGCTTGGCACCGCGCTGCATTTAGCTGCCCGGGCCCTCGGCGGCTGGCGGAAGTGACCTCCACCGGCGGCCGTATTTCAAGACATCAAAGTTTGAATGTCGTTTCTTGGGTCGGTCGGCCCTGACTCGTGTGCGCCATTGCTGAGGCTTGTCACCCGCTTGACACGGGAAGCGTCCAAAGCGGCGCCCTTGGCGGACACCCGAGACGGTCGCCGTGGCCCATCTCTTGTAGAGAGAAACTTCCGGCCCCGCGCCAGCCGGTTTCAGTCACCTCGCGTCTTTCGCTGGGAGGTGTGGATTTCTCGGGCATGCGCTTCGCCGCTGTTAACGTGCTGACTCGTGTACGCTAGCAATGAGCAGGTTAACAAGCGCAGACCCCAGAAGGGAAAGCCGACCTGCTCCTGGAACGCCGTCTTTGGGGATTGAACTCAAACTAGATGCGCTAACCACGGTGGTTAGCATGGGAATGCTAACTGCGGGCACATTGTGGCATCCTAGCAATGCGATCCAACTGGATCTGAGTGACGCTTCTCTCGCGTGACGTGTGACTTGCTTTGTATGTCAGCGCTTCCTGGTCGCCAAGCATTGTAAGTTCTTTTTTCCGGGAGTGCCCGGGTCTGGTTGTCCTTTTTGTCCACGACAGCCCGGATCGTGGACGCGGCAAATCTCGTGTTCACGGGCTGTTTTTCCAAAGCTCCCCGCAGAATCCGGCCCGCAAAGAGCATCTCCTTTTCTGGAAGTTTTTGGCCGGGACCTGACGCTCGAGTGCAACTTCCAGCCTTTTTGACTAAGATAGGATTAGTGATGATTTAACGAGGCTTTCAGGCACCCTGGTTGTTTTCGATGGACCAATCGGAAAGGGGGACAGAGGGCTGTTATTGCTTGAACTGTAGCCAGAACTGAAAGCGATGTCACGTTAAATTtccgaggagaaaaaaaatacactgcgacgcttaaacaaaacaaaaaaaaaaacagcatctaGCAGGAAGGCCGACAGCGTAACTCTTTGCTGTTTTTTGAAGCACGTTTGTGACAGCCGGCCAAGTAAATGAGCGCTTACTACATGTGCACGTGCGGGGAGACCTCTGCCATTGTTGCTGACAAACGGGAGCCCGCTTTGCTAAAAATAACTCTGTGCTTTCCAATTTTGCAGTCTTTCGGGACCGGCTGTTTTGATTTTGCCACCTCCTCTCCCGGTCACCGCCAGTGACTTCCTGTCACGTAGTTGCTCACGACCATCCCTCAGCACGCGATCAAACGAGACGACAACTGAGAAGGCTCGTGCTCGCGTTGTTGCCATTTTCACAGACTTAAAAACCTGTCACTGTAAatgaggctttttaaaa is a window of Syngnathus typhle isolate RoL2023-S1 ecotype Sweden linkage group LG1, RoL_Styp_1.0, whole genome shotgun sequence DNA encoding:
- the pik3c3 gene encoding phosphatidylinositol 3-kinase catalytic subunit type 3 isoform X2, with the translated sequence MVKVDWLDRLTFREIEMINESEKRSSNFMYLMVEFPRVKTNDKEYSIVYYEKDGDDAAPTLPSCEIVKVPDPQMGMENLVESKHHKLARSLRSGPSDHDLKPNAATRDQLNIIVSYPPTKQLSSEEQDLVWKFRYYLTTQEKALTKFLKCVNWDLPQEAKQALELLGKWRPMDVEDSLELLSSQFTNPTVRRYAVARLQQADDEDLLMYLLQLVQALKYENFSDIQGGLEPGSKRDAQGLSDDSALDSSQILTATCGAVTTAQKGKEGADGENLEQDLCTFLISRACKNSTLANYLYWYVIVECEDQDTQQRDPKTHEMYLNVMRRFSQALLKGDKSVRVMRSLLATQQTFVDRLVQLMKAVQRESGNRKKKTERLQTLLADNEKVYLSEIEPIPLPLEPQIRIRGIVPETATLFKSALMPAKLIFKTEAGTTYSVIFKHGDDLRQDQLILQIISLMDKLLRKENLDLKLTPYKVLATSTKHGFMQFVQSVPVAEVLATEGNIQSFFRKHAPSEKGPYGISPEVMDTYVKSCAGYCVITYILGVGDRHLDNLLLTKTGKLFHIDFGYILGRDPKPLPPPMKLSKEMVEGMGGMQSEQYQEFRKQCYTAFLHLRRYSNLILNLFSLMVDANIPDIALEPDKTVKKVQDKFRLDLSDEEAVHYMQSLIDESVGALFAAVVEQIHKFAQYWRR
- the pik3c3 gene encoding phosphatidylinositol 3-kinase catalytic subunit type 3 isoform X1, with protein sequence MDTDKFNYVYSCDLDINVQLKIGSLEGKREQKSYKALLEDPMLRFSGLYQDHCSDLYVTCQVFAEGKPLALPVRTSYKAFSTRWNWNEWLRLPVKYPDLPQSAQVALTVWDIYGPGRAVPVGGTTVTLFGKYGMFRQGMHDLKVWPGVEGDGAEATTTPGRTGNNVTEDQMGRLAKLTKAHRQGHMVKVDWLDRLTFREIEMINESEKRSSNFMYLMVEFPRVKTNDKEYSIVYYEKDGDDAAPTLPSCEIVKVPDPQMGMENLVESKHHKLARSLRSGPSDHDLKPNAATRDQLNIIVSYPPTKQLSSEEQDLVWKFRYYLTTQEKALTKFLKCVNWDLPQEAKQALELLGKWRPMDVEDSLELLSSQFTNPTVRRYAVARLQQADDEDLLMYLLQLVQALKYENFSDIQGGLEPGSKRDAQGLSDDSALDSSQILTATCGAVTTAQKGKEGADGENLEQDLCTFLISRACKNSTLANYLYWYVIVECEDQDTQQRDPKTHEMYLNVMRRFSQALLKGDKSVRVMRSLLATQQTFVDRLVQLMKAVQRESGNRKKKTERLQTLLADNEKVYLSEIEPIPLPLEPQIRIRGIVPETATLFKSALMPAKLIFKTEAGTTYSVIFKHGDDLRQDQLILQIISLMDKLLRKENLDLKLTPYKVLATSTKHGFMQFVQSVPVAEVLATEGNIQSFFRKHAPSEKGPYGISPEVMDTYVKSCAGYCVITYILGVGDRHLDNLLLTKTGKLFHIDFGYILGRDPKPLPPPMKLSKEMVEGMGGMQSEQYQEFRKQCYTAFLHLRRYSNLILNLFSLMVDANIPDIALEPDKTVKKVQDKFRLDLSDEEAVHYMQSLIDESVGALFAAVVEQIHKFAQYWRR